Part of the Quercus robur chromosome 5, dhQueRobu3.1, whole genome shotgun sequence genome, atttaatttagatagtagaacttccttttattttcgattttccaaatagtaattaatttagTGAATTTCGGTATTCAATAACATAGTTAATCCCTGTGGGTTCGATATTCGttttctaaaaacactttaCTACTTGTTACGATTCTGTGCGCTTGCAAATTATTTTACGCGAACAAGACCACTATAACCGTTACTACTACTTCCTTTCCTTCCATATTCACGAGTAGGGAAATTTGCCCCTCGAGAATCACCACCTGGCCATCAAACCCGACCAGAGGCGTATCGTATTTCGAGAGGTCTTCGTCCTTAAACCCAAGCCCTTTGAACAGGTTCAGATACATCACATCGGCCCCACTCCCTTAGTctatcatcaccctcttcactaTGAATCCGTTTATTCTGGCCAtcaccaccaaagcatcatcatgtggctgaATTGTTCCTTCCAAGTCATCTTCGTTGAAAGCAATAGGCTCTCATGTGAACTTCATCTTTTTCCCGGACGGTTTCTTTCCCAAGCAGTCTTCTACTGGTACTACAGCCAACACACCTTTCCTCCTAGCAGCACCCCCCGGGGTAGCGTGGATGACCCCAATCACTCCTAATGGGGGTAGGAGAGGATTCCCCCTCTGCTGTGAACCTTGCCCGGCAACTCGGTTTTCTGAATCCACCACAAACTCCTTCAAATACCCCACTTTTACTAACTGCCCAAGATGATCCTTCAATACCtgacactgctcggtggtgtgccccttatCTCTGTGGTAAGTACAGTACAAGTTCTAGTTCCTCCTGGACGGGTCAccccccatcttgttcggccaccGGAAGTATGGCTCATTCTTAATTCGATCTACGATCCTGTGTACCTACTCCTTGAATGTCATATTCACTTCCCCCATTTATGCTTCTGGTTCTTGAACCCTTAAATCCCTTTAGGGCCTTAGTTGAAAGCCGCCCTGCCGAGGACGACTCATCACCGAGGCTTTTCCTTTACTCTGCAACCGGTCATCCTCTAGGCGTTTGTACTTCTCAATGTGCCTCATAAGTTACCTCATATCCTCGAGAGGCTTCCTCGTTAGCGACTCACATAGCTCAGAGTCCTTGGGCAACCCCATTCTAAAGGTGCTCGCCACAATTTTCTCATTACCCCCACCgatctcattgtagagttcctAATATCGACTGGCATAGTTGCGAAGGGTTTCCCCTATTCTCATCTTCATGGATAGTAATGCGTCTACTGGTGCGAGACCTGGCTACAAGTTACAAACCGAACACCAAACTCTTGGATCAACTCAGCGAAACTGTGAATGGAACCCTTCTGTAACCCATTAAACCATCTCAAAGCAGTAGGCCCGAGGTTTGAAGGAAATATCTTACACATAAGCACGTCATTATGAGTGTGCAAGGACATCATCTGGATATAGTGGCTAACGTTGAATGGTGGGCACGTAAATCTGCTCGGCATTAGGGCCTATTCAATGTCATCTGAAAATGGTGACTGAGCAGCTCTACGTAAGGCTCGGCTCATAGCGTCCATGGCAGCATTCCTAGGTCGTCACTCTTTCAAGGATTCCGAGTCTCGATCTGTGTACTCCCGTGAACGTGAACATTCCCGATGTCGATCAGGACCAAACTAATGTGTCCCAGCTTCGTAACGTCCTCCCCCACTAGCGGATTCTTCTTCTCGGTCCTTCTCCGTTGCCTACCTCTTACTTCCAACTCTAGATCTCTCACCAGCCTGCGCAACCGCTCAAGCTCCTCATCTCGCTCGTCAAATTGCTCGTGCCCTAAAGCTCCTGACATCATCCAGTGTGTTTGATATGACCCTTCTCTAAGGTCGGATCGTTCTTCCTCTTGCTCTCGATCCCTATCTTCACGCCTTTTGTGCCTCCGCTCTCACCAAGTAGATCCCTGAGAAGACCCCCTAGAGGCACTTTCAGCATAACTCCCTGAACATCTTTCGAACCACAGCTTTGTAGGAgatccccacagacggcgccagtTGTGGATACCCTATGTATGATTATTGGGCCTAACCTCTACTtaggctcacaatctatttgttttATGGGCTTTTGGTTTCCTACTATGGGTGGTCCTATACTCGGCAACCTGAATACACCTCAATTTACTCAAACCTTTCTCTTTACCTCATAGAATTACTTTCTCTCAAAGTGACTGCCCTTTTTTCCTCTCAACCTTCTATCTAGAATTGCCAACCCCCTCTTCCTCATCAGCTTCTCTTATTTATAGGCCAAGGTAAGTGGGGATGTTATGATTGCTCCCCCTTACTAGTGCAAATAAGGGTCCAATTCCATTGCCTTTAGATGGGTGAGGTGGTAGTGGCATCGGAACTCATACCCACCTCTTGAAGCCCGCTCGGCAATGAGATTTCCGCGGACACATTCGGGTGGCTGGGCATAGGGTGTACCCGAGCAATAATTCTCCCAACCAGGCTAAAAATGATCGAAAGAGGTTTGCTTGGGGTATTCAAGCTAGCGTGGTCTTATATCAACTCTTGAGCCCAAATTAGGCCCTAAGGTGTCTGGGCCGAGGCTTAAGGTCCAAGAATGGGGACAGGATCATATGATGTACCATAAGGCTCGGGCCTGAGGAATGTAGGGCCCAGGGCCAGCCCTGTACAAAAACCGCTATAGGTTAGCCCTAATCGCACTAACAAGAATTTCActatatttagaatttaaagtttaaaatcaAGACAGATTTGTAAAAGGAAAAAGTGTCATATTTGTTAGGGTTCAATGGCCATTTCAAATAATATCATGGACAAAAATTAATAGCATTTTATTAGATTTAATCCTCTAgtcatataaaataatttctattcCTTTGAGCCTTTACATAGGATTTTACTAATAACTTTGTAATTCAATTGgcatcttatttttttttcaatagaaacgctcaaaattcaaattctctcactcccaattattgaattataaaaaaaaaaacaaaaaatttcccaagctacaaattactaattttctaaccaattgagaaaaaaaatgggaaaaaaattctaaatcaaataaggaaaaaaaaaatcattctttacCACTTATATAAACGCAAGTAAAAGTTGAAGGCATGCATCCATTGTCCACACCAGAATCCCTTCATTTTGTTCCTCAATTCAAATTTGTCATTGGCTCATTGCATTGGAAAGATGCATATGCATATTCTCCTTTTCAAGTAGTGTGTCAACTCTACAATCTTATGAGATATGTTCCTTGTAGCCATGCATCTTCAATTCGTTTCACACAGCTGCAAAGCTTCAATCAGACACCACTTACCAATCTAAAAAGGAAGCAATGAGCAAAAGCCACGTGAGACTGATCAAGAGGGGAGAGACTGGCTGTTTCTTTGGATAATAGCACATAGATAGAGCAGTTAAAATATTTATCTTTGACTCTTTGGAAATTCTAATGCTTCAAAGATAAGAGTAGCCCATAGTATAAAATTGTGAATTTCCTGTGATGCTACTACTGATCATGCAGTAGCGGAAAGATTgcttaaaattaatattgtcGAAATGAGTGCAAACACTTTGATATTTAATGCAACTTGCCTGCTGTCAAGCTGAAATGAACATGGTATAGAGAATATTATAAGGAAATCCGTCACTAAAAACCAGATTggattaaaaatttaaagtaGAATCATGCTTCATGCAGTGTTAGACTGGATATGCTGGTCAAAGGCCTTGGACCCGTAGGGTTGGTTCAAACCCCGAGCTGAGTTTATATGGCTTTACGTCTGTGCTTCTCAACTAGGCCtagtaaaaaaacttaaaaacaccAATCATATATCAAATATGATGGTGAggtatataagaaaaagaaataatcaGAGTGAAATGCTCAGTGGTGCATTAAAAGAAACATGGTCGACAGGATTATCAAAAATAGAAACGTGGACATAAATTTCAGTTTTCGTTGTTCACTTGCCAATTTATTGACAGTTAGGCCATTGAagttaaaccttttttttttttttgatagttagAAAATTGGGAAGAAAAAGGTGGGATTCAACTTCAAACTATAAATATGGAGTACCACAAAATACGTCATTAATACAACACTATCACTTGAACCCATTGTGcccactttttaaaaataaaacttcataAGAATTTTTTAGGACAATTACATGACTGACATGCTGTATGGGATTTGATAACCAGACACAACTTTATCACCGTAATAATGTGTATAAgaatatagggaaaaaaattaggaagataaaaaaaaaaaaatagaacatcgGTAATTACTACATGATTGACTTTAAAGGCATgcatcaacaacaaaaagaatttGATGATTGCATTTTTGTTATTAAGTTTTATCTTttacaatgaatttatttaagggtattATTGTAgattaaattttaaactaatcATAGAATAATTAACACAAAGTTACATTATTGCAAAATAAGTATTTGTTTGCACTTCAAGTAAAGATTATTAGATAcaataaacctaaaataaagttATAGGACATACTTGGGCCTTAAAATTATAACCGAATTAGATGTGGAGTGGACAAAGCTAGGCCATATTAAAAGCACATATGACAAGCTAGAATATTGAAGGCTAAATGTGTGTAATGATTGAAGATTGAATGCTTAACATATTGCAAATCATACATGTGGAGGCTATTGATAGAAAGTGTGGCCTTAAAACGCTACTTGAAGATGACAAGGTCGCGTGACTAAAAATAAAGTCAATAAATGCTACTGATCAGAAGTATGGTCATCTAAGTAACGCGACCTAACATGACAAAAAGATTTTATTCGAAATAAAGTTAAAGGATTTAGGCTACCAATCAACATATATATAGTATGTGGTACTCAGCGAATTATGGTTGATGATGGATTCACTTGTTCAAAAGGAAaccaaaaatgatcaaatgcaAAAGACATATACATCTTCCTTTTAAATGTTGTTAAATCACCAAGATTGTCTTATCAAATCTAGACAGTGTCCATGATATGTAACAGATCAAGACGACTCTTATAGAATGGTTGGCAATAATTGTTAGAGAACGAACATAGATCTAACGATTGATGATATATGTTAATGAAAGTCATGGAAACATTACTCTAATATCATATTAGAAAAGATAAAACGCAACTCTTATATCATGTTAGAAAAgataaatataactttttacGCTATAATTAAGTGTATgcagaaaatatgaaaataaaataaaaaggcagAGAGAGAATAAAGAGAAATATACAAGCTGACTCAACCTTAAAAGCCTACTACATATTTAATTACTATTAAGCCttttcttttacaataaatccatTAAAGTGTAGTTGAAGTAGGTAAATCCTAAACTAAACATAGACTATAGTCTATGTTTAGTTTAGGATTGTAGCTACCACAAGTTTACAATACttgtaatacaaataaaattagaatttcTTTGCTTGAACTTCAAATAGATGATATACAATAAACATGGAGTAGAGCTGTACAACATATTTAGACCTTTATTAAATATCTTTAATAAGAAGATTAGTGATCCACGATATTTTGTTTGTGGATTAAGGTTTCCTTAAAGAGAAAGTGAGAGTGATGATGATCACAACGATGAAATTGATGCAAGCACTGGTCTCAGTTTGACCAAATGGTTTCCCAAAATTGAAAGGACCAAATAATTAAAGCCacttgatttttcaaaaataaaaaaacaaagccaATTTTTTACAACCGGTACTATTCATCAAACCAGTCAGCCAAAAGGCCAGAAGGATCAAAACAaggtctaaaaaaaatgaatcacAACAAAACGCGGGGcattaggccgcgtttttttggGCCGTGTTTATAAacaattactatatatatatatgagggaAATAAATATGAATAGGGTAATTATAGTGATACCCAGTATATAATTCACGCACAATTGTTATATATCCTGGCCCAGACCTTGTACCTTAAACTAGTTGTAGGTCCCTTGACCGGGTAGCTCAAACCCAGGCGGTGTAGCTGTAGCTTGTGGTCCAACAACTAACATCAGTTATGTTCTTTGTCTTTATCATTCATTGCCATTTACTATGTTAATTATAATGGTAGATATATATTAGATACATATGGATCTTCACTGCTCCCAATTGTACCTAGACAAGAATTTTTCTACTCCAACCTCTTTCTTTCCCATATATTGCATTCACTATAAacaggggaaaaaagaaaaagtaaccGTAAcaataaagaaggaaaaagaaaagtagattGAATTAGGAAGTGAAATGCATCCTAAATGTCATATTAACCTTACAAATACCATTTTCACAGTGCTATATATGACAGTATTGGCTAGCTACTACTAATTGCACTTAAGAGGCAACTCGATGTTTTCATTCAAATGAAGAAAATCTGATATCCTTTGCACCAAAATAATGGCAGATTCAATAACATTTGGATCATATATAGTTGATATCTAACTAGTAACTAATTTCCCTCAATAATAAAGAGAAGTCTACATTATTGTCCCTAAATCCTCCTCCGATCTCACTCAATATTGGATCCCTCATACATTACATTCACAAcattaaagacaaaaaaaaaaaaaaagatttggtaAAGAAGAAAATCGATGAAgtaatcatctacacatttgaGGATGATGAGAGGGTGTAAGCTCACAATCTGATGAGTAGCACCCACTGTCTGCATTGAAACCTAATTCATGCAAGTAGAAcacctctcttttctcttcaaCCACCTTCAAGATTTTCTCAAACACAGACACTTCACATGGAATCTTAAGCACTCCCTCTTGTTGGAAACCAaattcttcttcagcttcccttaGTAATATCGCAAATGCTTGGTGACCCAAGTACTCAGTTGGGATAACAAATCTCTTCAACTCCTTTCCTACGCAAACTGCAAGAAACCCTTTTGGGACAACATCATTGGAAGCCCCTGAAACATCTGAGAAAGAGAGTGTTCTCTTAATGAAATTGATGCTTTTACTGCCAGTACTGCCATTGCTGGTGTTGGTGCTTGAAGTAGTGTTGGAGCTGTTCTTTGAAGCATTTGCTAGCTTTTTCCACTTCTTGAGGATCTGTTGAAGCCTAACAATCTCCCTGATCTTGTTAGACTTCTTTGAATCCATCAAGTTAATTGGTTTTCTGCAAAGAGAACTAGTGTTGTGTCCTTCAAATGCTATAGCAGCTCCTTTGTGTGAATGAATCGCAAGTGGGTGGTGGTGTACGCATTTAAAGAAGTTGAAGATGCTGGTGGTGCGCTGAGTTACCCGCAATATTTAATGagtatttgatattttattattttgtacaTATAATATATCATTATTCATTAAAGTTATGGTACATTGGTTACTGGTGCAACTGCCTCATGAATCATAACCAATCGATCAaggcctttttgtttttgtttatttagagATTTAATCCCTAGGtgagtaatttatattttagctTCACTTTCTTGGATTCTGCAACATTACTTTCTTAGCTTAATATtcgcttcttttttttttttttttctcttttcttgtgtgtgtgtgaagaaGTCAGTTATATGTACTGAGACTTTAGTTATGTAAGATGAACGGTTGGATTATTAAAAATGTTAACATTAACACATTTTATCCTTCATAGTTTAAATGTTACTAATTTTCTATGCTTTATAGAAAAAGCATATATAtccttaattaattgaaatatatacttttttacaATGCGGTTCATTTCATGAACCCcaccatctatatatatatatatatatagtataaatcAACTTGTAGATTAGCCATATTAATATACATGCAATGATAATGCAACTTGCAATATAAGACTGGGATCTAAttaaggaaattttgtttttccctctttttgAATTGAAGTTCtgcatattcttatttttaattttttcatttaacaatCCCACATGTGAATTTGGAAGATAGCTAAACTCTCTCATTGCGTACAGTACCAGTCTAATTTATTGCTAGTGGATCTAAAGCAACTGTTTTAACAGTAAAAACCTACCAAGGAGGTGCTCTCCAAAATTATTTACTACTCTCTCAGCTTTGTCTTGATATCTGTATAATATTGATGTctctattaattaattatttaaatgttTGTTGTCTTTACTTATTTGATTTTAGAGGTTGCTTAGAAGATCGTGGAAGATGGCACTCAAGAAATTCCATGTGAtatgccaattttttttataatgaaagagaaaaatcaaattacttaaaaaaattagcccACAAGTTGACATCTTATAGTACACAGGTATAGAACATGGACGTACTTTTCATTCAATCATgaaatctatttaattttatctttatttgacTAACTTTGGAATGATTAGCCATGGACCtcgttttattttttggtacttGGTTGTTCCATGGAATCAAACATTTTTCCCCATGCATTTAAAATAACATCGAGAagcatatattttttcttcGGATTGGAGCCATCATCACCAGATTTATTATTAGAATAcattcaattttgttttgagctgaaaagaaaattgtagttttaaatttaagctTTCATTATTTTCATCCACTTTGGATTCCTTTTCAGaatgattttcaaatttgtagaaaaatgaaaatacaagGCCcgcattataaaaaaaaaaaatgttacaggAACGAGAGGAAACTATAATTAGAATTAAATTGCTCCACGATATAGTCATGGAAACATCATTTAACATGAAAGAATTAATGGCTAACTGGTTAACATTGGTTGAAGAGAAATAACTCTTACACACACATGCACCATTCACACATCTTATTTTTAACTGAAATTATGACTTCAAGTCAccatttcaattaaaaataagtgTGTGTGCGCATATAGTATATGTGTATTAGTGTGTGTAATAACTATTACTCATTTAAGGTTACACTCTCTAAGTTTGTAGAGATCAAGCTGATGGTAACGAATTCTGATACTCAATCTTGTTAATATATATCCTACGTACCCTTAAATTGTCATGAATTTTGGAACTTACATATGACTTGCGTTTTTTCATCCTAGGTCTCTAAGTAGGGGATTCCAGGATAACTTCTTACTTTTTAGTGGTATATTTATCACATATTACCTTTGTATATTATATTACCTTTGTATATTATGTAgtgaaccccaaaaaaaaaaagtgtttacaCATATAGAACAAGTTAAGTTACCCTTGAccaacggtttttttttttttttttaggaatgcc contains:
- the LOC126727655 gene encoding protein SMALL AUXIN UP-REGULATED RNA 12-like — encoded protein: MDSKKSNKIREIVRLQQILKKWKKLANASKNSSNTTSSTNTSNGSTGSKSINFIKRTLSFSDVSGASNDVVPKGFLAVCVGKELKRFVIPTEYLGHQAFAILLREAEEEFGFQQEGVLKIPCEVSVFEKILKVVEEKREVFYLHELGFNADSGCYSSDCELTPSHHPQMCR